The genomic region CCGTAACGGTCGCAGGCGAGCGCGACCGCTTTCTCCACATCGGCCTCCGACCCCGCATCCATGCGGATCGCCTCCGCCACGCCGCCGGCGTCGCGGATCGCCTTCGCGGTTTCCTCCGCTCCGTCGGTCACGTCAGCGACGATCACCTTGCCGCCTTCCGCCGCGAACAGCGTCGCCGCCGCGCGGCCGATGCCGGAGCCGGCGCCGGTGACGATGATCGACTTGTCGGTGAACCTTGCCATTTCCGCTCTCCTGTTCAGATCGTCACGCCGCCGTCGATCACCATCACCTGCCCGGTCATGAAGCCGCTCGCCTTCGACGCGAGATAGACGACCGCGCCGGCGATCTCCTCCGGCTCGCCGATGCGGCGCAGCGGGGTGGTGCGGTTGCGCTCGGCCACCGCCGCCTCGTCCTCCCACAAGGCTTTGGCGAAATCGGTCTTGATCAGGCCCGGCGCGATGCAGTTCACGCGGATGCCATAGCGGCCATATTCATAGGCCAGATTGCGGGCGAGCTGCATGTCGGCCGCCTTGGAGATGCAATAGGCGCCGATCGTCGCCGATCCGCGCAGTCCGCCGATCGAGGAGACGATGACGATCGATCCCTCGCCGCGCTCCTTCATCTCCGGCGCGACCATCGTGATCAGCCAGTGGTTCGAGATGATGTTGTTGTCGAGAATCTTGCGGAACTGCTCGTCCGCGATCCCCTCCTGCGGGCCGTAATAGGGATTGGAGGCGGCGTTGCAGACGAGGCAGTCGATCCGGCCGAATGCGCGGCGCGTCTCGTCCACCAGATGCTGCAAGCCGGCCTTGTCGGAGATGTTGGCGGCGACGGCGATCGCCGTGCCCGCGCCGAAACGGTCGTTGATCTCCTTCGCCGCCGCATCGCAGGCGTCCTGCTTGCGGCTGGAGATGACCACCTTCGCCCCCTGCTCCGCGCAGGCGATCGCGGCGGACTTGCCGATCCCGCGCGACGATCCGGTGATGAGCACGACCTTGCCGGTCAGATCGAACAGCGACATACGGAGCTTCCCCTTTTTACGCCCCCGCCTTCACGGCGAATTCCCATGCCGCCTCGGCCAGCGCCGGCACGCGGGCGCTGGCGGCCTCGGCATTGGCGTTGGAGGCGGTGCCGATCAGGAAACGCTTCCTGATCCCCTGCACGATCGCGGCGAGGCGGAACATGTTGAACGACAGATACCAGTTGAGATCGGGCAGCCCCTCCGGCCGGCTGGTCTTTTCGCAATAGCGCGCGACGACCTCCTCGACGGTCGGGATGCCGGTCTCCGGCCCCGTCAGCCCCATCACGCCGGAACGCCCCTCAGGCTGCGTCACCCAGGAGATCAGGAAATAGGAGAAGTCCGCCAGCGGATCGCCGAGCGTCGACAACTCCCAATCGAGCACGGCCGCGACGCGCGGCTCCAGCCCCGGCGCGAATTTCATATTGTCGCAACGATAGTCGCCGTGGACGATCGAGGTGCGCGTCTGCGGCGGCAGGGTGCGCGGCAGCCATTCGATCAGCCGCTCCATCGGCTCCATATGCTCGGTCTCGGCGCCGCGATATTGCTTGGTCCAGCGCGACACCTGCCGCTCGAAATAATTGCCGGGGCGGCCGAATGTCTCCAGCCCCGCCGCGACATGATCGACGTTGTGAAGCTGCGCGAGCGTGTCGATCATCGCGTTGTAATGCGCGCGGCGCGTGTCGGCATCCATGCCGGGGAAGGCGCCGTCCCAGATCGTGCGTCCCTCAACCATCTCCATCACGTAGAAGGCGGAACCGATCACCGCATCGTCCTCGCACAGCCCGAACGGGCGCGGCACGGGAAAGCCGGTGGGGTGCAGCCCGGCGATCACGCGATATTCGCGATCGACCGCATGAGCGGACGGCAGCAGTTCCCCCAGCGGCTTGCGGCGCAGCACGTAATCGCGCGCCGGGGTGCTGAGCTTGTAGGTCGGATTGGACTGGCCACCGGCGAATTTCGCATAGGTCAGCGGCCCGGCGAAATCCGGCACCCTGTCCTTCATCCATGCCGAGAGGCGATCGGTATCGAGCCGGTCGCGCTCGGCGATGTCGGTCTGGAGGCTGGTGTCGGTCATTGATCGAACACGATCACGCTGCGCGTCGTGTCGCCCTTGCGAAGCTCGTCGAACGCATGGTTGATGCTGGCGAGCGGCATCCGGTCCGCGATGATCGTGTCGAGGTCGAGCAGTCCGCGCTGATAGAAATCGACCAGCCGGGGGATATCGACCGGGAAGCGATTGTAGCCCATGATCCCGCCCTGGAGCCTTTTGCCGGACAGCAGGTCCATCGCGGAGAGGCCGACCTTCTCGCTGAGCGGCATCATCCCGAGGATCGTCGCCGTGCCGCCGCGACGCAGCACCTTCACCGCGGTATCCGCCGATTGTGGGCGGCCGACCGCCTCGATCGCGTGATCGACGCCGCCCTTGGTGGCCTCCACCACTTCCGCGACAATATTTTCCGCGAGCGGGTCATAGCTATGGGTCGCGCCGAGCTTTTCGGCGATGGCACGCTTCTCCGGCACCGGATCGAGCGCGATGATCTTGCCCGCGCCCGCGATCTTCGCCGCGTTCACCGCCGCAAGCCCGATCCCGCCGCAGCCGACGACGCACACCGTCTCGCCCGGCGACACATCCGTGGTGTTGAACACCGCGCCCGCGCCTGTCGTCACCGCGCAGCCGATCAGCGCGGCGCGATCCAGCGGCATTTCCGGGTCGATCGCGACGCAGGCATGTTCGTGGACCAGCATCATCTCGGCATAGGCCGACAGGTTGAGCATCTGGTTGACCGGGCTGCCGTCCGGGAACCTCAGGCGCGGCTCCGCACCGGCCTGTCGCCGCGTCTCGCCGCCGAGGCAGAGATACATGCGGCCCGTCACGCAAAATTCGCAATGGCCGCAGAAGGCGGAAAGACAGGTGACGACATGGTCGCCCGGCTTCACCGTGCGCACCTCCGAGCCGACCGCCTCGACGATCCCCGCCGCCTCATGGCCGGGAATCGCCGGCAAGGGATGCGGATAGGCCCCGTCGATGAAATGCAGGTCGGAACGGCACACACCGCAGGCCAGCGTGCGGATCAGCACCTCATGCGCCGCCGGCTTGGACACGTCGACGTCCATCACCTCCAGCGGCTTCTTCGCTTCGAATAAAACGGCGGCCTTCATGCGCCTCTCCAGTCGATCAGGTCGTCCCGGTCGCGGCCGGGGCGCCAAGGGTCAGTCAACAAGCGGCTTTCAGCGCGAGACGCCGATGTCCCCGCTCGAAATCTCCACGCCGCCGCGCGGCGCGGGGCGCTCGGCCTTCCAGTCGGCGTATTTGCCGAACTCGTCGCGTGCGATCGCGCGGCAATGGACCTCGTCCGGGCCGTCCGCGAAACGCAAGGTGCGCATCGCCGCCCAGGCATGGGCGAGGCCGAAATCCTCCGCCACCCCGCCGCCGCCATGCGCCTGGATCGCGTCGTCGAGAATCTGAAGCGCCATGTTCGGCGCTTGCACCTTGATCATCGCGATCTCGAGCTTGGCTGACTTGTTGCCGGCCTTGTCCATCATGTCCGCAGCCTTGAGGCACAACAGGCGCGTCATCTCGATATCGATGCGCGCGCGGGCGATGCGCTGCTCCCACACGCTATGGTCGGAGATGCGCTTGCCGAACGCGACGCGGCTGACGAGGCGCTGCGCCATCTTCTCGATCGCGACCTCCGCCACGCCGATGGTGCGCATGCAATGGTGGATGCGGCCCGGCCCGAGCCGCCCCTGCGCGATCTCGAAGCCCCGGCCCTCGCCGAGCAGCAGATTCTCCACCGGCACGCGCACGTCGGTGAAGCTCACCTCGCCATGGCCGTGCGGGGCATGGTCATAACCATAGACGGAGAGCATCCGCTCGATCTTCACGCCCGGCGTGTCCATCGGCACGAGGATTTGGCTCTGCTGCTGGTGGCGCGAGCCCTCGAAGCTCGTCTTGCCCATCAGGATGCCGATCTTGCAACGCGGATCGCCCACGCCCGACGACCACCATTTGCGGCCGTTGATGACGTAATGATCGCCGTCACGCTCGATCCGCGTCTCGATATTGGTCGCATCGGAGGAGGCGACCTGCGGCTCGGTCATCAGGAAGACGGAGCGGATATCGCCGTTCATCAGCGGGCGCAGCCACTGCTCCTTCTGCTCGCGCGTGCCGTAGCGGTGCAGCACCTCCATGTTACCGGTGTCGGGCGCGGAGCAGTTGAAGCATTCGCTCGCCCAGCCGACCTTGCCCATCTCCTCGGCGCAGAGCGCATATTCGAGATTGGTGAGCTGGGTCCCCTCGAACTCGAACGTGTCGTCAACATGCGCCTGCCCGGAGTGCGGCGGCATGAAGAAATTCCACAGCCCGGCCTCTTTCGCCCTGGCCTTCACCTCCTCGATCACCGGGATCACCTTCCACGGATCGCCCTCGTGGTGCTGGCGCTCATATTCCGCCTGGCGGGGGCGGATGTGCTGATCGATAAAATCGCGTACCCGGTCGCGGAAATAGGTTTCGCGTTCGCTCAGCGTGAAGTCCATCGCATCCCTCCAAAGCCTGTTCAGCCAGCGGCTCTAGACCGTACCCATCTTTCGGTAAAGCGCCCGAATCATCATTTATCCCCTACGAAAACGCCCTGCCGCAACAAGCGCGAAAGGGACTGTTTCTTCGAATTGTTGCTGCTAAGGTGGCCGGATGCACGGCACGGGGGATACCGGCCGGGGGGAGGAGACGAGCACGCGGCGCTTCCGGGCGAAACGTGATGCGATCCTCGCCGCGGCCGCTGAGGCGATCAACGAACAGAGCGCGAAGGGCATGACCTTCGCCGATGTCGCGCGGCGCGTCGGGCTGAACACCACCAGCGTCACTTATTATTTCAAGCGCAAGGAGGACCTTGCCGCCGCCGCGTTCGAGCATACGCTGGATTCGCTGCTGTCGATGCTCGACGAGGCGATGGAGGAGGTGACGCCGGAGGCGCGGGTCGAGCGTTATCTCGCGCTCAACATGGCGCGGCTGATGCGCGTCCAGCGCGGCGAGGAACGGCAGATGGCCGGGCTTTCCGACCTTCGCGCAATGGACGAGCCGGTGCGCTCGCGGTTGATGGCGCGGTGGCGCGAGGTGTTCCGCCGCACCCGCCTGCTGTGGGGCGCGGCGGACGCGCGGCAGCAGACCGACCTCAACGGCGCGCGCGCGCACGTGCTGCTGGAGAACACCTTCTGGCTACCGGTGTGGCTGGGCCGCTACGAGCCGGATCAATATCCCCGTGCCGAGGCGCGGCTGATGGAGGTGTTCCGCCACGGCATCGCACGGCCGGAAGCCGAATGGCGGCCAGCGCCGATCGACCTGCCGCATGACGAGGCGGTGCCGGGGCGCGAGGCGTTCCTGCTGGCGGCGACGCGGCTCATCAACGAGCTTGGCTATCGCGGTGCCTCGGTGCAGCGCATCGCATCGGAGCTGAACGTCACCAAGGGCAGCTTCTACCACCATCTCGACGCCAAGGACGATCTGGTCGTCGCCTGCTACAAGCGCAGCTTCGATACGATCGCGGCGGCGCAGCGGCTCGCCGACGAGCGCGGCGGAAGCCATTGGGACCGGCTGGCGGGCACGATCGCGACCTTGCTCGACGTGCAATTCTCGGAGCTTGGGCCGCTGCTGCGCACCACCGCGCTCACCGCGCTACCGCCCGGCGTGCGCAATGTGATGGTGGAACGATCGAACCGCATCGCGCGCCGCTTCGCCGGCACGATCTCCGACGGGATCGCGGAAGGGACGATCCGCGCGGTCGACGCGCTGATCGCGGCGCAGGCGCTGATGGCCTTCCTCAACGCCGCATTCGACATGCGCAAATGGGCGTGGTCGATGCCGCGCGAGCGGGCGATCGCGCTCTACGCCTCCACCCTCACCTTCGGCCTGTTCGACGACCGGGTTATCGCGGAATAGGCACGCGCCATTCCGGCTGACGCCCCGCCCCAATGCCGAAACAAGGGGCGGGCGCGGGCCGAAAGACCTCAATAACCGTTGAGCCGCCCGAAACGGTCGCGGTGATAGGAGGCATTGCCCCACATCGCCTCCAGCACCGCCGCGCGCTTGAGGAAGAGGCCCGCGTCGAACTCGTCGGTCATGCCGACGCCGCCGTGGAGCTGCACCATTTCGCGGCTGACGAGACGCAGCGTGTCGTTGGCCACCGCCTTCGCGAGGCTCACCGCCTGATCGACATCCGAGCGCCCCGCGTCGATCGCCTCCAGCGCGCCCTCCACCGCCGAGCGCATCAGCTCCAGCTCGGTCAGCATCTTGGCCATGCGGTGCTGGAGCGCCTGGAAGGTCGAGAGCACCTGTCCGAACTGCACGCGCTGCTTGAGATAGTCGAGCGTCTGGCCGAACGCGCTTTCCGCCATGCCGAGCATCTCGGCGGCGGTGACGGCGGCGGCGCGATCGGCCACCGCCTGCGTCAACGCCTTGTCGCCGAGCTTCTCGGCCGGGGCATCGCTGAACGTCACCTCCGCGTGGCTGCGGCTGTCCGCCATGCGCCGCGACGCCACCGTCACGCCCTCGCCTTTTGGCACCAGATAGAGGCCATCGGCCGCCGCGACGACGAACACGTCCGCGCCGTCGCCCTCCGCGACGAATTTCTTGGTGCCGCTCAGCTTCCCGCCGGAGACGGTCGCCGCGATCTTCATGTCGTGGCCCGGCCCCTCGTCGATCGCCAGCGTCGCGGTCGCCTCGCCGCTGGCGAGCCTCGGCAGCCATTCACTCCTGGCCTTGTCAGACGATCCCATCGCGATCGCGCTCGCCGCCACGGCGGTCGAGGCGAGCGGGGTCGCAGCAAGGTTGCGGCCGAGCTGCTCCAGCACCAGCCCGAGCGAGAGATAGCCGAACGCCGAACCGCCGAACTCCTCGGGGATGACGATCCCGGCCCAGCCCATGCCGCCGATCGCGCTCCACGCCTCGGGATCATATCCCTTGCCGCCACCCGCGTCGCGCAGCTTGCGGAAGGCGGCGATCGGGCTTTCGTTGTCGGCCCATTCGCGCGCCATGTCGCGCAGCATCACCTGTTCTTCGTTCAATGCAGCCATGTCGTTTCCCTTTCGCCGGGTACCGGGGAGGATGAGGTCTGCCGCCTCATCCTCCACCCGGCCCTCTCCAGACGCTTCCCGCGCCCAACCGAACTCACTGGTGATCGAGCATCCCGAGGATACGCTTGGCGATCACGTTGTTCTGGATCTCGCTCGACCCGCCGTAGATCGACACCGCCTTGCCCCACAGCCAGGTGCGGGTCTGCTCCAGCTCCTCGCGCGAGAAGCCCTCGCCTTCCCAGCCGAGGCCCTGCATCCCCATGATCTCGACGTTCAGCTCCGCGCGATCCTGCGTGATGCGCGCGCCGACGTTCTTCATGACGCTGGTCGCGGCGGACGGGCCGGCATTGCCCTTCGCCTCCAGCGCGGCACGGCGCAGCGTGAGCGCGAAGGCGCGCTGGTCCATCTCATGCCTGATGATCCGGGTGCGCAGGTCCGCGTCGGCGAGGCGCCCTTCGGCGTCGGTGCCGCGATATTTCTTCGCGATCTCCGGCACGGTGTTGCCGGCGTTCATCCGCGCGGCCGAGCCGCTGCCGCCGGAAAGCGAGTTGCGCTCGTGCTGGAGCAGGCGGGTGCCGATCTCCCAGCCCTGCCCCTCGCGTCCGACGAGATTCCCCTTCGGCACCTTCACGTTGGTGAAGAAGGTCTCGCAGAACGGCGACGCGCCGGAGATCAGCCGGATCGGCCGCGTCTCCACGCCCTCGCTCTCCATGTCGATCAGCAGGAAGCTGATGCCGGCATGTTTCTGCGACTTGTCGGTGCGCACCAGCGCGAAGCATTTGTCCGCCCATTGGCCGCCGGAGGTCCAGGTCTTCTGCCCGTTGACGAGATAGTGATCGCCCTTGTCCTCGGCGAAGGTCTGCAGGCTGGCGAGGTCCGATCCCGCGCCCGGCTCCGAATAGCCCTGGCACCAGCGCACCTCGCCGCGGACGATGCCGGGGATATGCGCCTGCTTCTGCTCCTCGCTGCCATATTCCAGCAGCGTCGGGCCGAACATCATCACGCCCATGCCGCCGATCGGGTTCCACGCGCCGATCCGGGCCATTTCCTCCTGCAACACGCGCGCCTCGGCACGCGAGAGGCCGCCGCCGCCATATTCCGTCGGCCAGGTCGGCACGCCCCAGCCCTTGTCGCCCATCGCCTCGCGCCACTTCTTCTGCGCGGGCGTCTCGGCGGTCGGCCCGTCGACGGCGGACATCGCATTGTCATGCCCCTTCAGCGCGGGATCGAAATTCGCCTCCAGCCACGCGCGCGCTTCCTTTCGGAAGTCGTCCAGGCTGTCTGCGGGGCGGTCCAGGTCGGCGGCGGTGGCCATCGTCATCACTCCACGAATCCGAATCTGAATATCGGGTATGGCGAGCGGCATCGCATGACTTGCGCCAAGATGCAAAGGGACAACGCCATCGCAAGCCGATAGAATGCGCGCGATCGAACGAGGCGCCCATGCAGCGCCGCTGGAGGGGCTGCTTGATCCGATTCCATCACCGCGCGGTGCCGATCGCGCTGGCCGCGATCCTGATCGATTCGATCGGCTTCGGCATCGTCATGCCGGTGCTGCCGACGCTGATCGTCCATCTCGCGCATGTCGGCCTGCCCGACGCGACGCGCATCGGCGGCTATATGCTGATCGCCTTCGCCCTCGCGCAGTTCCTTGCCGGGCCGGTGCTCGGCAACCTCGGCGACCGATTCGGCCGGCGTGTCGTGCTGCTGGCGGCGATGACCGCCTTCTCCGCCGATTACGCGCTGATGGCGGCGGCGCCGACGATCGGCTGGCTGTTCCTCGGCCGCGTCATCGCCGGCATCACCGGCGCCACCTATGGCCCGGTCAATGCGGTGATGGCGGACGTGACCCCGCCCGAGAAGCGCGGCGCGACCTTCGGCCTCGTCGGCGCGGCATTCGGCGCGGGCTTCATCATCGGCCCGGCGATCGGCGGGTTGCTCTCGACGCTCGGCCCGCGCGCGCCGTTCATCGCCGCCGCCTGCCTCGCGCTGGTCAACGCCGCGACGATCGCGCTGATCATGCCGGAAACATTGCCGCCCGAACGCCGCCGGCCATTCGAATGGAAACGCGCCAATGTGTTCAGCGCCTTCGCTCCCCTGCTCCATGCCGGCGGCGCGACGCCGCTGCTGAGCGCCACCCTGCTCTGGCAGATCGCCCACATGGTCTATCCGGCGACCTGGGCCTTCTATGCCGAGATCGCGATGGGCTGGGACGGGCGCGCGATCGGCTGGTCGCTCGCGGCGGTGGGCGTTTCGATGATGGTGGTGCAGATCTTCCTGGTCGGCCGCGCGATCAAGACGTTCGGCGAGGAGCGCACCGTGCTGATCGGCCTGGTCGTCGGGGTGATCGAATTCACGCTGATCGCCTTCGCGACCAGGGGCTGGGAGGTCTATGCGCTGATCCTGTTCGGCGCGCTGGCGGGGCTGGTGTTCCCCTCGATCAACGCGATCCTGTCGAACCGGGTCGACGCCAGCCATCAGGGCGCGTTGCAGGGCGGGATGGCGAGCCTGTCGAGCATCGCGGCGATCGTCGGCCCGCTGGTGATGACGCAATCGCTGGCGGCCGGCGCGGATCACGGCCTGCCCGGCGCGGCCTTCATGCTCGCAGGGATATTGGCGGCGCTGGCGCTGGCGACGATCTGGCTGGGCGTGGTGCGGCGGCGCGGCGCGCTTGCGTGATCGTCGACGCCTTCCCATCTTCGCCGAAACGCGCTTGAGGGAGGCACGATGATCGACCTGCATTTCTGGCCCACGCCGAACGGCCACAAGATCACGCTGTTCCTGGAGGAAGCGGGGCTGGACTACGTCATCAAGCCGGTGAACATCGGCGCGGGCGACCAGTTCAAGCCGGAATTCCTGAAGATCGCCCCCAACAACCGCATGCCCGCGATCGTCGATCACGCGCCGGCCGACAGCGGCGAGCCGATCGCGATCTTCGAATCCGGCGCGATCCTGCTCTACCTCGCCGAAAAGACCGGCCGGTTCGGCGGCGAGGGGCTACGCGAGCGGACCAAGGTGAACCAGTGGCTGATGTGGCAGATGGGCGGACTCGGCCCGATGCTGGGGCAGAACCATCATTTCAACCGCTACGCGCCGGAGAAGATTCCTTACGCCATCGACCGTTACGTGAAGGAGACCAACCGGCTCTACGGCGTGCTCGACCGGCGGCTGGAGGGCCGCGCGTTCATCATCGGCGACAGCTACACGATCGCGGATATGGCCTGTTATCCGTGGATATTGCCCGAAATCCAGGGGCAGGACATGGCCGGTTTCCCCCATCTCGCCCGCTGGCACGCCTCGATCCGCGCCCGTCCCGCCACGGAGCGCGCCTATGCGCGGGGCAAGGCCGTCGCGCCGCAGCAGCAGACGTTGAGCGAGGAGGCGAAGAAGATGCTGTTCGGCCAGACGGCGAAGGCGGCGTCGTAACGATCCGCGCGCCGGGATAGCTTCCGGCGCGGCGCCGCTCTAAGGGGCGCGCTCCCAACCGCCGGAGTCCAGCCCGACGATGATCGGCGCCATCGCCCTGCTCCTCACCTGCCAGCTCGCCGGCGAGATCCTCCGCCGCCTGACCGGCGTTCCCCTGCCCGGCGCGGTGATCGGGCTGGTGTTGCTCGTCGCATGGCTGGCGTTCGTCCGGCGCGAGCGGCCGGTGCTCGGGGCGGTGACGGGCTGGCTCACCGCGCATCTGGCGATCATGTTCGTGCCGGCCGCCGTCGGGGTGATCGAGCAAGGCCCGATGCTGGCGCGCTACGGCATCGGCCTGATCGCCGCCACGCTCGTTTCGACCGTGCTGACGATGATCGTCACGGTGCTGGTGTTCCGCTGGGCCGCCGGCCGCGCGCAGGGCGACGAGGAAGCGGCGCGATGAGCGGATTGCTGTCCACCCCGCTGCTCTGGCTCGCCGTCACGCTGATCGTGTTCGAGGTGGCCGATGCGCTGTCGCGACGCAGCGGGCGGCATCCCATGTGCCATCCGGTGCTGCTCGCGACGCCCGTGCTGATCGCGATCCTCATCGCGTCGCACACCCCCTATCCGGTCTATCGCGACGCGACGGCGGCGTTGAGCTTCCTCCTCGGCCCGGCGGTGGTCGGGCTGGCGGTGCCGATCTGGGCGCGCCGCGCGCTGATCCGCCGCCTCGCCTTCCCGATCGCCGCCGCGCTGGGCGCGGGCGCGCTCACCGCGATCGTCAGCGCGGTCGGCGTGCTGTGGCTGTTCGGCGCGCCGCACGCGCTGCTCGCCTCGATCGCGCCGCGCGCGACCACGACGCCGGTGGCGATGGACATGGCCGCGCAGATCGGTGGCATCCCCTCGCTCGCCGCGATCATCGTGATATTCGCCGGGATATTCGGCGCGATGACCGCGACGCCGATCTTCAACGCGCTGAAGATCGCGGACTATCGCGCGCGCGGCTTCGCGGTCGGCATCTCCGCGCACGGCATCGGCACCGCGCGCGCCTTCCAGGTGGATGACACCGCAGGCGCCTTCGCCAGCCTCGCGATGGCGCTCAACGCGGTGTTCACCTGCGTCCTGCTCTCGCTGTTCGCGCTGCTGGCCTAACCCATCTCCCGCCCCGGCCGACGGCTCAGCCCCACGTCGAGGTGCGCACCGGCATCGATCCGCCACACCTCGCCGGTGATCGCGCGGCCGGCGGGATCGAGCAGCATCTCGATCGGCCCGGCGATATCCTCCGCCTGCGGAGCCATCGCCATCGGCACCTGCGCGGCGATGCGCGTGTCGAGCGCCGCCTTGCCCTCCGCGCCGAGCGCTTTCTCGAACCAGCTGGTGCCGACATAACCCGGCGCGACCGCATTCACCCGGATGCGCGGCGCAAGTACCCGCGCGAGGCTCTGCGTCATCGTGATCATCGCGCCCTTCGACGCGGCATAGGCGATCGACGAGCCGATGCCGTACAGCCCGGCGACAGACGCGACGTTGACCACCGCGCCGTGCGGGCTGTTGCCCATCCCGGCCGCCGCGACCGCGCGGGTCATCTGGAAGGCGGCGATGGTGTTGAGGCGATAGATATCAATGAAATCCTCCGCCTCCAGCCCGTCGAGCCGCTCGTGCGCCATGTGCTTGGTCCGCCCGGCGTTGTTGACGAGGAAGTCGATCCGCCCGAGCCGCTCCACCGCCGTCGCCGCCAGCGCGCGGCAGGCGGCGTC from Sphingomonas sp. CL5.1 harbors:
- a CDS encoding acyl-CoA dehydrogenase family protein, coding for MDFTLSERETYFRDRVRDFIDQHIRPRQAEYERQHHEGDPWKVIPVIEEVKARAKEAGLWNFFMPPHSGQAHVDDTFEFEGTQLTNLEYALCAEEMGKVGWASECFNCSAPDTGNMEVLHRYGTREQKEQWLRPLMNGDIRSVFLMTEPQVASSDATNIETRIERDGDHYVINGRKWWSSGVGDPRCKIGILMGKTSFEGSRHQQQSQILVPMDTPGVKIERMLSVYGYDHAPHGHGEVSFTDVRVPVENLLLGEGRGFEIAQGRLGPGRIHHCMRTIGVAEVAIEKMAQRLVSRVAFGKRISDHSVWEQRIARARIDIEMTRLLCLKAADMMDKAGNKSAKLEIAMIKVQAPNMALQILDDAIQAHGGGGVAEDFGLAHAWAAMRTLRFADGPDEVHCRAIARDEFGKYADWKAERPAPRGGVEISSGDIGVSR
- a CDS encoding TetR/AcrR family transcriptional regulator; protein product: MHGTGDTGRGEETSTRRFRAKRDAILAAAAEAINEQSAKGMTFADVARRVGLNTTSVTYYFKRKEDLAAAAFEHTLDSLLSMLDEAMEEVTPEARVERYLALNMARLMRVQRGEERQMAGLSDLRAMDEPVRSRLMARWREVFRRTRLLWGAADARQQTDLNGARAHVLLENTFWLPVWLGRYEPDQYPRAEARLMEVFRHGIARPEAEWRPAPIDLPHDEAVPGREAFLLAATRLINELGYRGASVQRIASELNVTKGSFYHHLDAKDDLVVACYKRSFDTIAAAQRLADERGGSHWDRLAGTIATLLDVQFSELGPLLRTTALTALPPGVRNVMVERSNRIARRFAGTISDGIAEGTIRAVDALIAAQALMAFLNAAFDMRKWAWSMPRERAIALYASTLTFGLFDDRVIAE
- a CDS encoding phosphotransferase family protein produces the protein MTDTSLQTDIAERDRLDTDRLSAWMKDRVPDFAGPLTYAKFAGGQSNPTYKLSTPARDYVLRRKPLGELLPSAHAVDREYRVIAGLHPTGFPVPRPFGLCEDDAVIGSAFYVMEMVEGRTIWDGAFPGMDADTRRAHYNAMIDTLAQLHNVDHVAAGLETFGRPGNYFERQVSRWTKQYRGAETEHMEPMERLIEWLPRTLPPQTRTSIVHGDYRCDNMKFAPGLEPRVAAVLDWELSTLGDPLADFSYFLISWVTQPEGRSGVMGLTGPETGIPTVEEVVARYCEKTSRPEGLPDLNWYLSFNMFRLAAIVQGIRKRFLIGTASNANAEAASARVPALAEAAWEFAVKAGA
- a CDS encoding acyl-CoA dehydrogenase family protein codes for the protein MAALNEEQVMLRDMAREWADNESPIAAFRKLRDAGGGKGYDPEAWSAIGGMGWAGIVIPEEFGGSAFGYLSLGLVLEQLGRNLAATPLASTAVAASAIAMGSSDKARSEWLPRLASGEATATLAIDEGPGHDMKIAATVSGGKLSGTKKFVAEGDGADVFVVAAADGLYLVPKGEGVTVASRRMADSRSHAEVTFSDAPAEKLGDKALTQAVADRAAAVTAAEMLGMAESAFGQTLDYLKQRVQFGQVLSTFQALQHRMAKMLTELELMRSAVEGALEAIDAGRSDVDQAVSLAKAVANDTLRLVSREMVQLHGGVGMTDEFDAGLFLKRAAVLEAMWGNASYHRDRFGRLNGY
- a CDS encoding glutathione binding-like protein, giving the protein MIDLHFWPTPNGHKITLFLEEAGLDYVIKPVNIGAGDQFKPEFLKIAPNNRMPAIVDHAPADSGEPIAIFESGAILLYLAEKTGRFGGEGLRERTKVNQWLMWQMGGLGPMLGQNHHFNRYAPEKIPYAIDRYVKETNRLYGVLDRRLEGRAFIIGDSYTIADMACYPWILPEIQGQDMAGFPHLARWHASIRARPATERAYARGKAVAPQQQTLSEEAKKMLFGQTAKAAS
- a CDS encoding TCR/Tet family MFS transporter; the protein is MIRFHHRAVPIALAAILIDSIGFGIVMPVLPTLIVHLAHVGLPDATRIGGYMLIAFALAQFLAGPVLGNLGDRFGRRVVLLAAMTAFSADYALMAAAPTIGWLFLGRVIAGITGATYGPVNAVMADVTPPEKRGATFGLVGAAFGAGFIIGPAIGGLLSTLGPRAPFIAAACLALVNAATIALIMPETLPPERRRPFEWKRANVFSAFAPLLHAGGATPLLSATLLWQIAHMVYPATWAFYAEIAMGWDGRAIGWSLAAVGVSMMVVQIFLVGRAIKTFGEERTVLIGLVVGVIEFTLIAFATRGWEVYALILFGALAGLVFPSINAILSNRVDASHQGALQGGMASLSSIAAIVGPLVMTQSLAAGADHGLPGAAFMLAGILAALALATIWLGVVRRRGALA
- a CDS encoding acyl-CoA dehydrogenase family protein, with amino-acid sequence MATAADLDRPADSLDDFRKEARAWLEANFDPALKGHDNAMSAVDGPTAETPAQKKWREAMGDKGWGVPTWPTEYGGGGLSRAEARVLQEEMARIGAWNPIGGMGVMMFGPTLLEYGSEEQKQAHIPGIVRGEVRWCQGYSEPGAGSDLASLQTFAEDKGDHYLVNGQKTWTSGGQWADKCFALVRTDKSQKHAGISFLLIDMESEGVETRPIRLISGASPFCETFFTNVKVPKGNLVGREGQGWEIGTRLLQHERNSLSGGSGSAARMNAGNTVPEIAKKYRGTDAEGRLADADLRTRIIRHEMDQRAFALTLRRAALEAKGNAGPSAATSVMKNVGARITQDRAELNVEIMGMQGLGWEGEGFSREELEQTRTWLWGKAVSIYGGSSEIQNNVIAKRILGMLDHQ
- a CDS encoding Zn-dependent alcohol dehydrogenase: MKAAVLFEAKKPLEVMDVDVSKPAAHEVLIRTLACGVCRSDLHFIDGAYPHPLPAIPGHEAAGIVEAVGSEVRTVKPGDHVVTCLSAFCGHCEFCVTGRMYLCLGGETRRQAGAEPRLRFPDGSPVNQMLNLSAYAEMMLVHEHACVAIDPEMPLDRAALIGCAVTTGAGAVFNTTDVSPGETVCVVGCGGIGLAAVNAAKIAGAGKIIALDPVPEKRAIAEKLGATHSYDPLAENIVAEVVEATKGGVDHAIEAVGRPQSADTAVKVLRRGGTATILGMMPLSEKVGLSAMDLLSGKRLQGGIMGYNRFPVDIPRLVDFYQRGLLDLDTIIADRMPLASINHAFDELRKGDTTRSVIVFDQ
- a CDS encoding SDR family NAD(P)-dependent oxidoreductase; this encodes MSLFDLTGKVVLITGSSRGIGKSAAIACAEQGAKVVISSRKQDACDAAAKEINDRFGAGTAIAVAANISDKAGLQHLVDETRRAFGRIDCLVCNAASNPYYGPQEGIADEQFRKILDNNIISNHWLITMVAPEMKERGEGSIVIVSSIGGLRGSATIGAYCISKAADMQLARNLAYEYGRYGIRVNCIAPGLIKTDFAKALWEDEAAVAERNRTTPLRRIGEPEEIAGAVVYLASKASGFMTGQVMVIDGGVTI